A DNA window from Mya arenaria isolate MELC-2E11 chromosome 17, ASM2691426v1 contains the following coding sequences:
- the LOC128224290 gene encoding uncharacterized protein LOC128224290, with protein MAVYYVTLLHLFALILLIHSTLGEEIYQTKRVLLNGNEEIATAVQLLTTQNNQLTTQVNQLTAAVNQLTRQVNQQDGGAVYVRWGRTTCPANGTDLVYTGYTAGNLYSQNGAADYLCLTSEPIWGVYDDTLHTYSARIYGTEYEFGGEGYSDGGAQFFGKNIQNHDAPCAVCITSRRATVMIPGRNQCYPGWTKEYSGYLVSGLSGTQGHASSSNYACLDAEAEYENSDIEDKNGKLMYLVEAVCGSLPCPPYVNYREITCVVCSK; from the exons ATGGCGGTTTACTATGTTACGTTGCTTCATTTATTTGCTCTAATATTGTTGATACATTCAACCTTAGGAGAGGAAATTTATCAGACAAAACGCGTTCTTCTCAACGGTAATGAAGAAATTGCCACGGCTGTGCAGTTGCTGACCACTCAGAATAATCAACTGACCACTCAAGTAAATCAGCTGACCGCTGCGGTTAACCAACTAACCCGTCAAGTTAACCAGCAAGATGGAG GCGCTGTGTATGTAAGATGGGGACGAACTACATGCCCAGCAAATGGAACTGATCTAGTTTACACGG GATACACTGCAGGGAATTTGTACAGTCAGAATGGTGCCGCCGACTACCTTTGTCTGACATCAGAACCTATCTGGGGAGTTTATGACGATACTCTTCATACATATTCGGCCAGGATCTATGGCACTGAGTATGAGTTTGGTGGTGAAGGATACTCGGACGGAGGTGCCCAGTTCTTTggcaaaaatattcaaaaccatGACGCTCCCTGTGCAGTATGCATCACTTCTCGACGAGCCACCGTCATGATCCCAGGCAGGAACCAGTGTTACCCCGGGTGGACAAAGGAATACTCTGGCTATCTCGTATCTGGTTTGTCTGGTACCCAAGGTCACGCATCGTCTTCCAACTACGCATGCCTAGATGCAGAAGCTGAATATGAAAATTCCGACATTGAAGACAAAAACGGGAAGTTGATGTATCTTGTGGAGGCCGTATGTGGTTCACTTCCTTGTCCACCCTATGTGAATTATCGTGAAATAACATGTGTTGTTTGCAGcaaataa
- the LOC128224294 gene encoding uncharacterized protein LOC128224294 translates to MPANATFLCLSFADRVQQKRVLLHGTDDISAAVQLLTTEVNQLTSEINQLTTQNNQLTNQNILGDVYVRWGRTVCPANGTDLVYTGYAAGNFYSQNGAADILCLTSEPIWGAYDDTAQSYSSKVYGTEYEFDLYTNGGAQFFGKNLQNHDAPCAVCHTSRRTTVMIPGRNQCFPGWTKEYSGYLVSTLSGYSGYTSSSNYACLDLEAEFESADYENKNGKLMYLVEAICGSLRCPPYVNYRELTCVVCSK, encoded by the exons ATGCCGGCCAA CGCCACGTTTTTGTGCCTATCCTTTGCGGACAGGGTTCAGCAGAAGCGTGTTCTTCTCCACGGGACCGATGACATTTCAGCAGCTGTTCAGCTACTTACTACGGAGGTAAATCAACTGACATCTGAGATCAATCAACTTACTACTCAGAACAACCAGCTGACTAATCAGA ATATTCTAGGTGATGTTTACGTACGATGGGGACGTACAGTATGTCCAGCGAATGGAACCGATCTTGTTTATACAG GTTACGCTGCGGGAAATTTTTACAGTCAAAATGGAGCTGCAGACATCCTTTGTTTGACATCGGAACCTATCTGGGGTGCTTATGACGACACCGCACAAAGCTATTCATCTAAGGTCTATGGAACTGAATACGAGTTTGATCTTTACACGAACGGAGGAGCACAGTTTTTTGGCAAGAATCTTCAAAACCATGACGCTCCTTGCGCAGTCTGTCACACTTCTCGACGAACCACTGTCATGATCCCAGGCAGAAACCAGTGTTTTCCCGGATGGACAAAGGAATACTCTGGATATCTGGTATCTACATTGTCTGGATATTCAGGTTACACATCCTCTTCAAACTACGCATGCTTGGATTTAGAAGCCGAGTTTGAAAGTGCggattatgaaaacaaaaatggaaaGCTTATGTACCTTGTCGAAGCCATATGTGGATCACTTCGATGTCCACCCTATGTGAATTATCGTGAATTAACATGTGTTGTGTGCAGCAAATAA
- the LOC128224291 gene encoding uncharacterized protein LOC128224291 — protein MYSTLAEQGRFKRVLLHGDGDLAAAVQLLTTQVNQLSSEVTNIKQQNSQLLTHNSELESKISQMQSSFDQHSADSSSHQNGGAVYIRWGRTVCPLNGTDLVYNVVPGGAPIPGSTYVSWKIKGTSLESQKEKKKIDKCTPV, from the exons ATGTATTCGACTTTAGCCGAACAAGGACGTTTCAAACGTGTTCTTCTACATGGCGATGGTGATCTTGCAGCAGCCGTTCAACTTCTGACTACTCAAGTCAACCAACTGAGCTCAGAGGTTACTAACATCAAGCAACAGAACAGTCAACTGCTAACTCACAATTCGGAATTGGAGTCCAAGATTTCACAGATGCAGTCTTCTTTTGATCAACACTCAGCTGACTCATCTTCGCACCAGAACGGCG GCGCTGTGTACATCAGATGGGGACGAACGGTTTGTCCTTTGAACGGAACAGATCTTGTGTACAATG tGGTACCAGGGGGTGCCCCGATCCCTGGTAGCACATATGTTTCCTGGAAAATTAAAGGGACTTCATTGGAGtctcaaaaagaaaagaaaaagatcGATAAATGCACACCAGTATAA